One window of Felis catus isolate Fca126 chromosome D4, F.catus_Fca126_mat1.0, whole genome shotgun sequence genomic DNA carries:
- the LOC111559123 gene encoding procathepsin L-like — MHPFDFLTALCLGIVSATIELDQSLDAQWIRWKETHGKQYGVVEECRRAVWQKNMKMIMQHNREYLQGKHSFLMAMNGFGDMTNEEFRHMMIGLKIQKNENGTVFKVPFPAGISLPMNRRQTPDISLGRCASGWAFSAAGAIEGQIFRKYGKRVSLSVQNLLDCSQAEGNEGCNGGLMSNAFQYVRNNRGLDTEESYPYVARDGPCKYRPEYSAANVTAFQTIPRREEALLVAMKNMGSISAAIDASLDTFRFYKGGIYYDPKCSSEDLNHGVLVVGYGFQGKESDNQKYWFVKNSWGTDWGMGGYIKMARERNNNCGIATRASFPIV, encoded by the exons ATGCATCCTTTTGACTTCCTGACTGCACTTTGCTTGGGAATAGTTTCAGCTACTATAGAGCTTGATCAAAGTTTAGATGCACAGTGGATCCGGTGGAAGGAGAcacatggaaaacaatatggtgtG GTTGAAGAATGCAGAAGAGCCGTGTGGcagaagaatatgaaaatgaTTATGCAGCACAATAGGGAATACCTTCAAGGGAAACATAGCTTCTTGATGGCAATGAATGGCTTTGGTGACATG ACCAATGAAGAATTCAGGCACATGATGATTGGTCTTAAAATCCAGAAGAATGAGAATGGGACAGTGTTTAAAGTCCCTTTCCCTGCTGGTATCTCCTTACCTATGAATAGGAGACAGACACCTGATATTAGTCTT gGTCGGTGTGCTTCTGGCTGGGCTTTTAGTGCAGCTGGTGCCATCGAAGGACAGATATTCCGGAAATACGGCAAACGTGTTTCCTTGAGTGTGCAGAACCTCCTGGACTGCTCTCAGGCTGAAGGCAATGAGGGCTGCAATGGTGGTCTAATGAGTAATGCCTTCCAGTATGTTAGGAACAACAGAGGTCTGGACACAGAAGAATCCTATCCATATGTTGCAAGA GATGGACCCTGCAAATACAGGCCTGAGTATTCTGCTGCCAATGTCACTGCCTTTCAGACAATTCCTCGGCGGGAGGAGGCCCTATTGGTGGCAATGAAAAACATGGGATCCATTTCTGCTGCTATAGATGCAAGCTTGGATACCTTCCGCTTCTATAAAGGAG GCATTTATTATGATCCAAAGTGCAGCAGTGAAGACCTGAATCACGGTGTTCTGGTGGTTGGCTATGGCTTTCAAGGAAAAGAATCCGATAACCAAAAATATTGGTTTGTCAAGAACAG CTGGGGCACTGACTGGGGCATGGGTGGCTACATAAAAATGGCCAGAGAACGGAATAACAACTGTGGAATCGCCACCAGGGCCAGCTTTCCTATCGtgtga